The stretch of DNA GCTGGTcagaattaaagaaaaaaaaattaagactgAACAGAAAATTAGAATGCtaaagaaagaggagagaagagatACATACCCATCAACTGCAACAAGACACCTATTCTTAGGAAGCAATCGACGAAAAGACGCTTTCTCAGCTACCGATTCAGACCGAGCATTAAACTACAAaattcatataaacaaaaaaaacatcttcactatataaatataataataatgccACTCAAGTCAGCAATCAGAGAATCACAAAACAGATGTACTAATAAACCTTCTTTCACAAATCAAATTATAACCTTTCcaactcaaaacaaaagaagttacaaaatcagaagaaagaGTAAAGTTTTACCATTTTGAAAAAGTCAGGCTTATCAGTTTTCTTAGTGAAAGCAGGGACTAATCCCCACTTCATACAATGAACAACAACTCCATCACCACCAACTACTTCATTGTCTCTCCGTAGAACAGGCATATAGAATCCAGGGGCAACATTGTAAGATGGACGATAACTGATTgattgacaacaacaaaagaaaaagaaaaaaaagtaacgaTTTTTAGACAGTGGATAGGCTAAAAAATTGGAACTTTGAAATTGAGAGACGAAAAAAAAGAACCGGTCGAGGTGAAGGAATCGGGTTGGAACACCGTGGCGGTGAGAAGCTCTGGGGACATCGTCTGGTCTTAAAGTACAGCGAGTCCTACCGCACATCTTTAGTGCTTTTGCTCGGGAGAAGTAAAACCCTAATGAAACCGCTTTAGTGAAACTTGAAGGATTTTGTTAACAGatcgggagagagagagaagacaagtCTTTTACTGCACAAAAAGGGTTACAATACCGGTGTGACTGGAAAAGTCtggaaaaaaccaaaagaataaaaaatcatattccaatggtaaataatttttttaaggtttccatctttttattactgtttcttagtttctattatttattgagatttttGTATCAAACAGATGTCATATTTCTAATTAATACCcatatcatttttgtttctcactatatattcttctctttgtttcagGAATGTGTTTCACAGATCTCATGCCAAGGTATTAATCTCATCAAACAATTTGGgggatttttcttttataacaatTTGGTTTGAAACTTTAATATAAGCTGATCTAAATAGATGATTACATAGTTCtgataaattttctttttcaacaatattttatttgaaactttAATTAAGTCATACCTACAAGTTAAAATCACAAtgtatgttttaaatatatcaCATAACGTTGCTAACCACGTTACAAGTTTGTACCTACAAGTTACTAACCACGTTACAAGTTATACCTACAAGTTACTAACCACGTTgctaaatcaatttttaaaaccGTATAAAGGCGGCTAGTTAACAGATAGAAAAAACGTTTGTAAGTTTGTaatatcacatttatttattaaagaaaacagAGTCCTGTTTCCACGAAATTACTCCATCTACTAAATCAACAAGCAGATCGTCAAATTTGTCTTTATTATAACGAAAGAATCAAACTCCAGGATTCTGTCTTaataaagaaacaatcaaatttGTCTTTATaagcaaacaatcaaactcaAGAACTAgttgaagaaaattaaaatatcatggAAGAGATTCGCCAGAGAAGACTGTTGATGGTCCCAGCACCGTTCGAAGGCCATTTACCTTCGATGATGAACTTAGCTTCCTACCTTTTTTCCCAAGGCATTTCAGTCACAATTGTTCAAACCCAATTCAACTTGAAAGATCTCTCTGCTAGCTTCCCTGATCTCAACTTCTTCACCATAAAAGACGGCATGTCAGAATCCGACATGAAGTCTCTCGGGCTCCTTGAATTTATCCTAAGGCTCAACTCTATATGTGAACCCATTTTGAAAGAGTTTTTAACCATCCATGATGATGTTGACTCTATCATATATGATGAATTTGTCTACTTCCCTCGAGGTGTTGCAGAAATCTTCATCTGCCCAAGATGGTCTTTAGTGCTTCTTCGGCCGCTACTTCGATCAGCCGGTGCGTGCTTATGGATAACCAAGCAAAAGGGTTACTTCCTCCACAAGGTAACCcccttcccccccccccccctNttttttttttttgttttgcttctttgtatATATTGCGACACGATCCGATGTTGACATGTGTTTATAAATATGTGAAGACTTAATTTTGAAACGTTTTACCGTATGATGATAATTTGAGTCATTTTCTACGACAGAAGCAATATCTCAGCTTGAAGAAATGATGCCAGAGTTTCATCCCTTTAGATTTAAAGATCTGCCTGTGACAGCTTATGGATCTATGGAGAGATTAATGATACTTTACGAGAATGTAAGCAATAGATCTCTATCTTCTGGCATAATACACAATTCTTCAAATTGCTTAGAGAGCTCATTCATATCAACTGGACAAGCGAACTGGAGAGTTCCCGTGTACCCGGTTGGTCCACTCCATATGACCAATCCCGCTACGTCATGTCCGAGTTtatttgatgaagaaagaaactgTCTCGAATGGCTTGAGAAGCAAGAAACAAACTCCGTGATATACATAAGCATGGGCAGCTTGGCGATGACACAAGAGATAGAGGCTTTGGAGATGGCCATGGGATTTGTTGAGAGTAATCAACCTTTCTTGTGGGTGATCCGACCAGGCTCGATAATCGGACAAGAATCCTTAGACTTCTTACCGGAACAATTTAGGCAAACGGTAACCGACGGGAGAGGTTTTGTAGTGCAATGGGCTCCACAGAAAGAGGTGTTAAGGCATAGAGCAGTGGGAGGGTTTTGGAAccattgtggatggaactcatGCCTGGAGAGCATAAGTAGTGGCGTACCAATGATTTGCATGCCGTATTCTGGTGATCAGAAAGTGAACGCTCGACTTATGTCACATGTTTGGCAAACCGCGTTTGAGATCGAAGGTAAATTGGAAAGAGGGATTGTAGAGATAGCTGTGAGGAGGCTCATTGTGGATCATGAAGGCGTAGAAATGAGAACGAGAGCCATTGGACTAAAGGTGGAGATTGAAGCTTCTGTCAGAATAGGAGGCTCTTCTCACAGTTCTTTAAACAGTTTGGTCGACAGTATCATGTCGTTAACATCATAATTACGATCGCCTCATAATTATTTGTATCATTAacataaaatgagaaaaaaaactcacaataATTTGTATCATTAACGAAGTAGTTGATTGTGCTTATTAACGACTTTAAAATGATCAGATTCATAAAATGATAAACTCAATAATAATAGCTAATGATGAGTTCTATAAATATGGTTTATGAACCCTATTAGTAGTTTGACATGGGATACGACTTATGCgtactttttattaatttcattctATTTTTGTTGACACTTATTTTGACAGGAAATTTCTTCTGCTCCTTTCAGAAACTACAAAACTATTTTAAGGGAAGAAACAAATAGGAAAAAAAGCCTAGGAGTTAGAACATCAATTTGCAACGTGTAAAATGAAGTAACAAGAGTTTTCCTGAAATAGATTAAGTTGACGGACACGATGGTGAACCAATGAATTGTAAcatcaataataaaaaaaggtttaacCAATCATTTCTTCTATCGCTTCCTGCCACAGCTATATTTGCATCACACCATCGTTCTTAAgctaaaaaaaccaaacccttTCAATCTCAATCTAATTTTTAACCTTCcccttttttttcctctcctcACAAATTACTCAATTTAAAATTGTAATCTTTTTGAGGAGAACGAGAAGGTGGTAGTACTATATTCCATAATGTTCGCGGAGGCGGATAGCATTCCTAGGGCAAAATATGGCAACATGATGCATTCTGATCCGAATCTTTCCTCCACCATGACCCAACAAACAGAGGAAGAGTATGGCATACGCAACAGCAGTGCATCTGCGGTTGGCACGGGCATGTATGATAGAATGAGTTGTGAAGGTTCACCAATGATGATGTCTCCTTGGAACCAAGCAACTCCATTTACTCAAACACAATGGTCTAGTGTTGAAGAAAATCTACCCCAAAATGGCCTTATTGGTTCCCTTGTTCGTGAAGAAGGTCATATTTATTCTTTAGCTGCCACCAAAGATCTtctttatactggttctgataGCAAGAACATACGTGTGTGGAAGAATCTTAAGGAGTTTAGTGCATTCAAATGTAACAGTGGATTGGTAAAGGCCATTGTTATTTCAGGCGAGAAGATTTTCACAGGTCACCAAGACGGAAAGATTCGGGTTTGGAAAGTCTCCCCTAAGAACCAGAGCTTGCACAAACGCTCTGGAACGTTACCAACTTTGAAAGATATATTCAAGGCATCTCTCAAACCAAGAAACTATGTTGAGGTGAAGAAACACCGCAGTACTCTTTGGATCAAACACGCCGATGCTGTTTCATGTTTGAGCTTAAACGTTGAACAAGGGTTGTTGTATTCTGCTTCTTGGGACCGGACCATTAAGGTGTGGAGGATTTCTGATTCAAAATGTCTAGAATCGATCCCAGCTCACGATGATGCTGTAAACTCGGTGGTGTCAACAACGGAGGCGATTGTTTTCTCTGGATCAGCTGATGGGACAGTCAAGGCATGGAAGAGAGACCAACaaggaaaacacacaaaacatacATTAATGCAAACACTAACAAAACAAGAGAGTGCAGTCACAGCTTTAGCTGTAAGCAAGAATGGTGCGGCTGTGTACTTTGGTTCGAGTGATGGTTTGGTCAATTTTTGGGAGAGGGAGAAGCAATTGAACTACGGTGGTGTTCTCAAGGGCCATAAGCTTGCTGTCCTTTGCCTAGAAGTGGCAGGGAGTCTTGTCTTTAGCGGATCAGCTGATAAGACAATATGTGTGTGGAAGAGAGATGGAAATATTCATACATGCCTTTCTGTACTAACAGGTCACACAGGTCCTGTAAAATGTTTGGCTGTAGAAGCAGATCGCGAAGCTTCAGAACGTTCAGACAAAAAATGGATTGTATATAGTGGAAGCTTGGATAAGTCAGTAAAAGTATGGGGGGTTTCAGAATCTTTCATTGACATGAACCAAATGGGTATGATGCAACAACAACATGTTATATCGCATTCTGAGGCTTTCATGTCTGATGGCAGTTTCTCTTCATCAGCTGGTGGAGCTAGCAGTCATCGACGACCCTAATCATGGTTTGTGATTTGGCCTTCAAAATACCAACTCTGTCTGAATAATTCATTTGTTTTACTGttaatttgaatgaaaaaaagaaataaaaagaaaaatctagtTTTATGATGCAGTATTGTACAATATGGAGTTGAGTTTGAcctactaatttatttttttgtttattataaaggtttgttgtaattttcttatatttgtgATGAAACCTGTAACTTTTTCaaacttgaaaataattatgacTTGTTGTAAACTTAGTTAGTAGTGCATGCATCTCGTAATAATTAAGTGCTTTCTTGCATATTTTATTGTTGTTAATTCCATATAACAACAGTCACTAATACTATGCTGTCCTGaaaattagaaggaaaaaaaactgaaattaaagataaatttaataatcccaagaaactatataaaaaatatatatacataaattatgtaaacatacataaattaataaatgaattattttaagaaaagcTTCTCATAACTAAATTCTGaaaaaagaagggagaaaaTATGTGATAGCTTATAAAACTTTCGTGTAACTTTACTTTATAATATGAAACATCTTCATAAATATGAAACAATCTCataagaaattgttttttttacaaaaaaaaaaaactctaacaaTAAAATAAGTTGAACCAATGATGGTGTTTTGAAGAAATTATATTGTCATGAgacaattatttgtttatatagaggtggatatttacaatccttttttatttataggattAAATAATTGactgtataatttatttaattatggttttatattaattgattgtattaaatcctttttattttagaattagaaacttaaaaatTAGAATAAGTATATAATTTCTAAGCTTACTGAGAAAATACTAATTAGAAGtatcttaatatatttttagattaaattaaaattgtcaaatttttttgtttatatgggtgttaaaattaaaaaaaaaaaatggccggggaaaaaaacaaatagtaaagCGATGAGAAACGTGTGTTCACAAGATATATtgataaagaagaagtaaatccATCTACTGGCCGTAATTGGCTGTGGCAGCCACACCCTCCTTATCCAAAATCTCCTCCTTCCTTAAAACTAAGcttcacctcttttgcttctcttttcttttgagtCGCTTGCATCCCTTCAAACTCATCCATCCACAGgtattcaatattttctctattcCTCAATTCCGATCATTACCCATTTCTTGAATCTTTCTtccctttcctttttttcagcaaaaaggAATGGcgacagcagcag from Camelina sativa cultivar DH55 chromosome 9, Cs, whole genome shotgun sequence encodes:
- the LOC104714112 gene encoding LOW QUALITY PROTEIN: UDP-glycosyltransferase 76D1-like (The sequence of the model RefSeq protein was modified relative to this genomic sequence to represent the inferred CDS: inserted 1 base in 1 codon) — encoded protein: MEEIRQRRLLMVPAPFEGHLPSMMNLASYLFSQGISVTIVQTQFNLKDLSASFPDLNFFTIKDGMSESDMKSLGLLEFILRLNSICEPILKEFLTIHDDVDSIIYDEFVYFPRGVAEXLHLPKMVFSASSAATSISRCVLMDNQAKGLLPPQEAISQLEEMMPEFHPFRFKDLPVTAYGSMERLMILYENVSNRSLSSGIIHNSSNCLESSFISTGQANWRVPVYPVGPLHMTNPATSCPSLFDEERNCLEWLEKQETNSVIYISMGSLAMTQEIEALEMAMGFVESNQPFLWVIRPGSIIGQESLDFLPEQFRQTVTDGRGFVVQWAPQKEVLRHRAVGGFWNHCGWNSCLESISSGVPMICMPYSGDQKVNARLMSHVWQTAFEIEGKLERGIVEIAVRRLIVDHEGVEMRTRAIGLKVEIEASVRIGGSSHSSLNSLVDSIMSLTS
- the LOC104714113 gene encoding uncharacterized protein LOC104714113 produces the protein MFAEADSIPRAKYGNMMHSDPNLSSTMTQQTEEEYGIRNSSASAVGTGMYDRMSCEGSPMMMSPWNQATPFTQTQWSSVEENLPQNGLIGSLVREEGHIYSLAATKDLLYTGSDSKNIRVWKNLKEFSAFKCNSGLVKAIVISGEKIFTGHQDGKIRVWKVSPKNQSLHKRSGTLPTLKDIFKASLKPRNYVEVKKHRSTLWIKHADAVSCLSLNVEQGLLYSASWDRTIKVWRISDSKCLESIPAHDDAVNSVVSTTEAIVFSGSADGTVKAWKRDQQGKHTKHTLMQTLTKQESAVTALAVSKNGAAVYFGSSDGLVNFWEREKQLNYGGVLKGHKLAVLCLEVAGSLVFSGSADKTICVWKRDGNIHTCLSVLTGHTGPVKCLAVEADREASERSDKKWIVYSGSLDKSVKVWGVSESFIDMNQMGMMQQQHVISHSEAFMSDGSFSSSAGGASSHRRP